One Aegilops tauschii subsp. strangulata cultivar AL8/78 chromosome 2, Aet v6.0, whole genome shotgun sequence genomic window, CCGTCTGGTGGTCACCTCTGGAGTTATACTGTCCAAGAATGCTAGGTGTCCATTTATGAACGAGGCATCGATGGTGTGTAGACGATGTTGTTGGTGAAGAGCATGTTAATATAGATTGACGTGTCGGTGAAAAAACAGCAGACGTAAAACACCGTGTCATTTGAAAGCGTCCCTCGTCGACGATCGTGTGTTGATGCCTTGCTGCCGGAGAAGTCGTGTTTCACACCGGCCTGCCTGCGTGTGGTTGATGTGGCTTTGCTCGACGTTTTTTCCCCTCACGCCCGACGTAGTCATTACAGCTTTGACGTCATGGCGCAGGGTCGGTGAAGATCGCTCGGAGCAGGTGATGTCGCTCGGCCCAATATGAATGAAGCTACGTGGTTTTTCTTCGATGTGGTGCTCCTGTCTGTTTGTCTTCtcctcctttttcttcttcttcttcttccacaaATACTTGTCATAACTTAACTTAAGATAGCTGACCACACATGTCATGTGGTAATGTGGTGCTCCTGTCATCATGTGATCCCAGTCATGCTGCACGCACATGCATGGGTCTTGTCCACAGTTTGTGCACACGGGATCCGATGCTCTACTTGTCGCACCGCATAAAAGATTAAAATTAAAATGCATGCATAACCCATGCGTGCACCTTTGGCTGGATTGGTTTCTTTCTCTTTGCCACTCATGCAGTCATGCATGCGTGGATTGATGGGATCGGCCGCCGTAGCGCGTGGAGATGGCGAGCTGGCCGGCTCTCTCGTTTTGCGGCTCGCGCGTCTTGCTTGCGCTGGAAGCAGACAGAAGCAATCTGCATGCCGCgcgtttattttttattttttcaaggTTCAAAAAGGTTTATTTGGTGGCTACGAAAAACTAATCTAATAGAATTTTGAAAACTGAAACTCAAAGTGCTCTAATGATAGGGAACACGGCCCCGGGAACTCAAGAATGGGAGATCGATTTAATCTTTTGATTAATTGGGTGCTGCGGTTTCGAGGAGAGGTGATTAATCTCTTTAGGGCAGCGCGTTGCATTAATGGTAGAGGAACTTAGGATCGGTGTTGTGCGACTAACCGctcttttttgcgggaaaaaaaGAGCAGTTAGTCGCACAACACCGATCCTAAGTTCTGATGCATGTAAAAAATATAGACGGGCTGAATATTTAGTATTGTCTTATTCTGACCCTCGTGGGGTAAATATAGTGGtactttttctttttttatttactCTGCCTATTAGCTTTAATCAAAGTCAGgctttataaagtttgaccaagtttattgAAGGTAATCTAATCTTTCACAAAAAATATATGGTGTGAAATAATATTTAATGATGATTCTAATGGTAATGATTTGGTATTGTAGATGCTAATAATTTTTTTGAAGCTTGGTCAAGTTTACAAAGTTAGATTAGAGACAAAGCTAAATATATAAAGTTAATAAAACCCAAGAGAGtgttttttttgcgagaaaacttTCTATCTATTCATCTTCAACCATGGCAGTACGACAAACACCAGAAATAAAAAAAAAACGAAGGGAGTTGAGAGCAAGAAGCCTAGAGACTTGGGTCCAAGAAGATATTTTATCTCTACGTTATTCTAGATTATCTGATTATCTCTGGTTCGTAATCTTCAATGTGTATGTattctaagagcatctccaatagatggtccaaatTTTGGCGGTCCAAACAGGTGATGGTCCATATTTGGAGCACCAAAAAGTGCTTTTTACATCTCCGAAAAAGGCTCAACTCCAACAGATGGTCCAAACGGAGATGTAAAAAATAGAGCAACTCCAACAGATGGTCCAAAAAAAAGATGCAAAACCAGTCGGCGGCCGCGCGGCTGCTGTTCAGCCACTGTACAACCGCGGTTTTGCGTTCAAATATCacttcaaatttgaaataaagTGCATCATCATTATAGTTCGAATCATAATAAAagtgcatcatcatcatcatagtttGAAATCCCTCTACCAAAAGTGCAATGTCCCAATCAAAGTTTTTTGGCCTACAAACTAAAATACACATGAATATCATTCATGTGGATCATCAACACCTCCGGCGTTGTGAACCATGGTacaatcatcatcatcatcggctTCTTTGTCGACGTAGTGAAGCGGTGAAGTATCGTTGTCGAGAGCATGACCGAAAGCACCTTCATTGCCTCCCATGTCGCTCATGTTGCCACCCATCGTGTTGCCGCCAAACCCACCTCCCATGTCGGTCATGTTGCCTCCGAAGCCGCCCATCGTGTTGCCGCCAAAGGGATCTCCCGTGCCGGTCATGTTGCCTCCGAAGCCGCCCATCGTGTTGCCGCCAAATCATCATTTGCCACATTTGCCGCGTGCAAAAAAGCTTCGTCTTCAAGACTACAATGGAACGTACAAACATTCAACATCACTCAATTTGAAACAACAAACGAGAGCACAAAATATATTTTTTACATATGGTCCAAAAGTTAGATATTTTTACatttggaccatctattggagatgcttttTTTTTTGGCGGTTGCTATTAGAGATGCTCTAATAACATCGACTATGCCAAATAAAAATATAAGATCACTGTGTGGAGCTGCCTAATTTATACAGTAGTACTATAGTGTTAAAAACGCTTTTATATTGTGGGATGAAGGGAGGCAATGCTATACCTACGTACAATCAGCTACGTGTTTTAGTAATTAGCAACAAGGACAATTTTGATTGGAGATAGGGAAAGGAGGGGGCCCACCAGTATGAAGAGTTGGTTAGGAAGGTTTCGTAAAACTTTACGTACTAGATGTCCGTAGATGTAGGATTATTCCTATAGTATTTATTAGTAAGATGTGACAGCAATATACATAGATCCATATGGAAGTGGAAAAGTTACAACCTATGAACCACCTGACAATGACTGTAAACAGCTTCATTAACGTGCCAGCGGCAGTAGTTGTAGGAAACGACCACTCTTGACGTGTACGTGCGGACGGCACAAGAAAAAGTATGGAGGGACGTGGACGACAGCGACGCCGCGCCGGCGTCCGTGCGGCGTGGTGCGGCCGGGCCTAGACGACCGCCGGGAAGGGGCTGAGGCGCGGCGAGGGGCGGAGCAGCAGCGGGTGCTTGCGCGCGCACACCAGCCCGTCGGCCTCCTCCATGTCTATCTTCTTCGCGTCGCCGTCCACGGCCCAGTCGAAGCACTGCACGAGGGCCGCCACGACGGCGGGCACGGACTGGAGCGCGAGCCCCATGCCGGGGCAGCCGCGCCGGCCGCTCCCGAACGGCAGGTACTGGAAGTGCTGCCCGCGCGGGTCCAGCGCCTCGTTGCGCCCGCCGGCCATGAACCGCTCAGGCCGGAACTCCAGTGGCGCGTCCCAGTTGGCCGGGTCGCGCGCGATGGACCACAGGTTCATGAACACCGCCGTGCCCGCAGGCACCGTGAACCCGCCTACGCCGCCGGCCGCGGTCACCACCATCTCCTCCGTCGACTGCCGGTGCGCGATCGGGGCCGCCGGGCGCAGTCGGAGCGTCTCCTTGTACGCCGCCTGCAGGTAGGGGAGGCTCGCCACGTCGCCCTCGCCCGCGATCCTGTCGCGCCCCACCACCGCGTCGATCTCCTCCCGCACCTTGCGGAGGCACTCCGGGTGGTTCATCAGCTCCGCCAGCATCCACTCCACCATGGCCGCCGACGTGTCGGAGCCGGCGGTCACCACGTCCTACATCAATCCATCCAACGTGCATGATCGAGAAGAATTCAATAAACGCAACGGCACGAAGAAGAAGATTAATCCAAATCTTGGGTCTTACGATGACGAAGGCTTTGATCTTCTTCCTGGTGAGCTTCACCTCCGCCGCCGCGTCGTCCTCCAACTTGTCCAGCAGGATGTCGAGCAAGTCCTTGCTGCTCTCCGTCGTCGTTCCCGTGGCTGTCTTCTTCTCCGGCGTCTCTCCTTCTGCTCCACCACGCATCTTCCTGGCCTCCCGGGCCTCCTCCTTGTGCCGAATCATCTGCTCGAGCAGCGCGTCGAAGCGGCGGTGGACGTCGGCGGCCCGGCGGCCGAGGCCCTGGAGGTCCCAGCCGCGGCACACGGCGATGTAATCCTCGACGTTGAACGCACCGACGAGCTCCGCCACGGCCTTGACCAGCGCCTGCGCCTCCCCCGTGACGCTCCCGGGCACGGTGCTGGCCATCATCCTGATGATGGACGTGTTCGACAGCCGGATGAGCGCGGCGGTGAGGTCCACCGCCTCAGCACCCGACGCCTGGTGCAGCACGCTCTGCAGCAGCGAGACGAGGCCGGCGCGGCGGACGGGGCGGAGCTGCTCGACGGTTCGGGGGCCGAGGAGCTCGGACATGCAGAGGCGCTTCATGGAGCGCCAGTGCGGGCCGTAGGGCGCGAAGGCGAAGCCGTCGTCGCCGTACGCGAACTGGCGCGCCACGGCCGTGAGCGGCCGCTCCGAGATCTTGCCCTCGTGGGTCCGGATGAGCTCGGCGGCGACGCCGGCCGAGCTGGCCACCACGCAGTGGGTGGAGCCGAGCCGGATGTGCATCAGCGGGCCCAGCCGGGCCGCCAGGTCGTGGAAGGTGCGGTGCACCGGCGGGCGCACCAGGTGCAGGTGCCCGATCACCGGGAAGCCCCTCGGGCTCGGCGGCAGCCGCGGCTTCCGGCCCCCGCCTCTGCTCAAGGCGGCGATCATAAGGACCGCGGTGGCGAGCGCGACCGCGAGGAGGGAGGCCGTCACTGGGTCCTGCGTCAGCTGCCGAAGAAGAAGCAGCGCCGGCTGCTGCATGCTCGACGCCGTTGCCATTGCCGCGAGGGTACCACCTGCTACCTCTGGACTACACTGACAcgcacgtaactggtgtgtgttaTATATAGGCGGCAAATGCAATTAACAAGCTGGTGATGAATTAACTGAGCTCGCATGGACTCGTCGGTAGGTAAACGTATGGATCACCATGATCTATCAGCAAGCTTCACTGGGATCGATCGTATTCGCTGCGTGGTGTGTAAGAGCATCCACACACGTAATCCGGTCTCCCAGACGTCCACGGATGCGTCCGTTGACTGTCCGTTTTGAGCCCCTATTTATTCGTTCATATAGCCATACTATATTTCTGATCACTTGCATGTGAAGGAAGAAAGAAACCTCCTCGCTCTTGTCCAAGCCAAGAGAACGGTTGACCCCCTCTGCGCCGCCGCCGATCTTCCTCGTCTTCTGTGGCCTTAAGGCCATGGAGGAGCGGTGGATCCCGGTCcttgccggcgggagggctccgttttcATATGTTTATTTGAGTTTTtctagggtttgtgtcctgctcaggaagacgAGACGGCGGCAGCTTCATGAAGGCGGAATAAGGTTCTCTTCGCCTAGGCCGGTGGTGTGTCTAGTATCGTCGGAGGGCGTGTGAAGATGTGTCTCTtgcggatctcgcgggattcaaTTGGTGCTTGTCTTTAGTGGATCCGGTCGGATCTGGTCTCGGTTGTCTACGTCAGTGTGccttcaggttggatccttctgaTCTAGCGATAGTTGTTGTTCTGATGCGTTGGTCTGTGGGGCCTTACCACGACGACtttccgactgtctactacaacaagtttgaTCCAGCTCCGCTGAGAAAGGAGTGATAATGGCGGCGCGCCTTCTGCTCGCTTCAGTGTTTGTAGTCATCATTAGGTGGTCTATGAATCTGGATGTAACTTTTACTATTTTTTGTGTTCATACTGCCATGATTGATAATGAATAGATTGGAAATTTCCCCACAAAAAAAGAAGGATGAAAAAATGTGGTTCAAGGTGGGCCATGTCCTACGTGGCGGACTAGCGTGTCCACGAGCCCTTATATACTCTCCATATTTGGTCTCAATATGAGAGTTTGTGGACAGTCTCTAAGAGCATCTATAATCGGACCCCTCAAATCCGTCTCAAACGCCATCCGGTCGCTGCCCGGTCATGAAATTTGGACCCAGGCGGGCCCCTGAAACGCttgggctgaccggcacccccaTATCCTGCCCAAATACAGGGTGGATATGGGGGCGTCCGGGCGCGCCGGGGCACGCCCGCCACGTCGGACCCAGCCTGTGCTGGCCCACCCGACCCCACTTATATTCGTCCCCATCCTCTCGCTggaccaaaccctagccacttcacTCCCTCCCCTCCACTCCCCTCCACCACCCGAGCTCACCTCCGGCGGTTTGCGACCTTCGCCATGGCAGGCAGCGGATCGGACTCCGACCAGTCCGGATCCGTCGACTGGGATGGCGTCCCATGTGGGTTGGAGGAGGCAATGGCAGTTCACATTGCACTCCGCCGCTCCCGGGAGGACAGTGTCCAGCTGATGGACGGATCCGTCCATCGCGACGCCATAGCGTCGGCTCACCGGGTGCTCAGGTCCTCTGGTACTGGATCCTCACGGTCCCGGCCGAAACACCTCTCCTTCCCCATCATTGGTCGGGCAGAGTATGAGTCCTATCGGGAATGGGTGGCCCGCTGTGggaaggagaggataagggccGCTGAGGCCCATATCGCGGCGGAAATGGCGACGACGAAGGTGGCTGatgcggcggcgcgggcggccgcAGAGGAGGAAGCCATCCGCACCCGCATTGTGAAGAAACGGCAGCGGAGGAACACGCACGCCCTTGCCCGAGAGTAGAATCAGGCGGTCTGTGCCATGGCCGGACTGCCACCGAAGGAGAAGGAGGACAGCTCCGGCGACGAGCAGATCCAGCTCGATCCGTACTGCGTCTTCGACTGGTACTTCCGCGAGATGAACGGCAAGGGCGTCGAGAAGGGCAAGGGCAGCCATGGATGAGCTCCACCATAGCCAAATATTTAGTACTACGAGTATTTTGCGGAAGCATTTGGGGAAGCAATAAATTCAAATGGTCAATGGTCAACATTTCTCCCGTGAATGGTGTGAGTGGATCTAAAATTTTGTTACTATAGATAGTGTGATTATTAAAGTCAATGATGATCGACATGGTTATGGTCGCTAGGTGGTCCGAGGACATTGTTGTAATTTTATTACCTCTGTTGTTCTTTGTATTGCCATGATTGAGAATGAATAGATTGAAAATTTCTCGCAAAAAAGAAGTTAACGTGACCATGATTATACTGCCATGATTCAAATAAAAAAAAAAGAACTACGTCAAAGTGACCCCCTATCTTCAATGTTATTTAACATTGTTGAAGATATATTAGCTACTCTGATTGAACAGTCCAAACTGAATGACCAAATTGCAGGGGTGATGCCCCACCTTTTGGATGTGGTAGGGCTGCAAACGAGCCGAGTTGGAGCGAGTTGGACTAGGCTCAGCTCAGATTATACTAAAGTATAAGCGAGCTCAAACTGAGTGAAGCTCAAGATCGAGCAGTAGAAAGTGGCTCATACACATATTGTGTCGATCTCGAGCTAGTTTCGAGCTAAATAAGATAATTTTATTAATATTTTAAGAcaatttttcaaaaataataGGCCACAACACAACATAAGAAACCACTTTAAATTTTGACTTACTCTCTCTCAATTGAAGACTAGCACTTGATAACTAGGGATTGTGGATGAACTAGAAAGATAAAAAAATGAAGGTGCGTCCCCTCTTAAACTTTAGCCGAGAAAATAGAATATTTAACACACGGCTGATCACGTATGATATTGTGGCCAAGTTTTCTCCGTGCTTAATTAGGCTTCCATGTTTTCTTATTAATAACATATATCACAATATATTATCTTATTTTCCTTTAATATATGCCAAGGTTGTTTAATATAATTATATGACGTCGGGCTATCAAGTTAAAATCAAGAGAGCCAGTGTTGGCTCAAGACTAGCTCATTTCTCTATCGAGCTACATAAAGTGTTTAAATTCAGCTTATTTCTTTTCGGTTCAATCTCGAGTCGAGTCAAAATACGAGTCGATCTTGAGTGGCTCACGAGCCTCGAGCTTTTCTTGAGCTTTTCTTGCAGCTCTAGATGTGGCCCTCTCAACATTGCAAAATGCGAATAAGATGTTTTTTTGAAGGAACATGATCTCGACAAGGTTAGAAATCTGAAACTTTTGTTTTCAGCTTTTGAACAAATATAAGGGCTTAAATATAACTTTCAAAAGTGATTTGATTTGTTTCGTAGAAGCCAATGAGGCGGCCACACACCAATTTGTTTGGTTGTGCACAAGGTCAATTGCCAATTACATATATGAGAATTTTGATTCATTATCGGCACATCACTAATGCGGATTGGAAATATGCCAAATAACACTTAGAGAAACAATTGAGCAGTTGGAAAGGCAATTGCTCTTCGTTGGAGGGCGACTGGCCTTGATCAATTCCGTTCTCACAAACATGATCCTCTGTGTGCTCTCATTTTCCAAATTCCAAAAGGGGTCCTATAAAGGCCGGATTATTTTAGATACAGATTCTTTTGACAAAGAGAGAGTGAAAAGAACAAATTTAGGCTAACCGATGAGTTCAATTTTGCATCTTGTTTTGCACATAGTCATAGGATTTTCATGATTTTATCGCGTTCGCGAATCCTTTTTGTTTGATTTCACCTGGATCTTAATGAAAGAGGGGATTtgaagaattaaagaagagaacAACAAGCAGTGTGCGAAAATCATGCTAATTGGTGTGATAATAGCGTACCATATGAAGCAACAACCAAGTGGGAGAGAAAGCAGACACATAGGGGCTTCCAGAGGCGAAGATTGCGTCTGGTACGAGCGTGCCTGCTCATACCATCGCTCGTACAAAGTAGCATCGCCACCGCCTGGTCAACTACTTCATGCACCCCATGCTTTTGGATCATGGAGAGGAGATACTGAGAAATCAGAACACACGACAGAACCAAGAACCCTGCCTCCAAAAGGGATCTGGAGGGGAAATCGGCAGAAGGGCTTCGCCACGCCATCAACCCAATCAAGGAGACTCCGACATCAACCACCGTCACCATCATCATCGCTATTCATCTCTTTGTAATACCAAAACCCTAGGTGGATCCCTATGTGTATTACATAGGTCATTTATCCATGATTGCCATGATTATCTTTATGATGTTTGTTGTCGTTACGTCTGAGCAAACCCCCTAGTTCTCAAGGATATGAAGGAATCCTAGTATGCCTAGGTGTTGAACACCGATAGGATACAAAATCATCTTTTGTATGTTTATGTTAAAAAAATCACGATGATGGGTGAAGTCGACCTTCCGTGCTCTTGATGCCTTGGCGTGTTGTACCTTGTTCTTTGCATCATCGACTATCCATCTATGGCTTGCGTCATGGGAGGCG contains:
- the LOC109733276 gene encoding cytochrome P450 93G1 — its product is MATASSMQQPALLLLRQLTQDPVTASLLAVALATAVLMIAALSRGGGRKPRLPPSPRGFPVIGHLHLVRPPVHRTFHDLAARLGPLMHIRLGSTHCVVASSAGVAAELIRTHEGKISERPLTAVARQFAYGDDGFAFAPYGPHWRSMKRLCMSELLGPRTVEQLRPVRRAGLVSLLQSVLHQASGAEAVDLTAALIRLSNTSIIRMMASTVPGSVTGEAQALVKAVAELVGAFNVEDYIAVCRGWDLQGLGRRAADVHRRFDALLEQMIRHKEEAREARKMRGGAEGETPEKKTATGTTTESSKDLLDILLDKLEDDAAAEVKLTRKKIKAFVIDVVTAGSDTSAAMVEWMLAELMNHPECLRKVREEIDAVVGRDRIAGEGDVASLPYLQAAYKETLRLRPAAPIAHRQSTEEMVVTAAGGVGGFTVPAGTAVFMNLWSIARDPANWDAPLEFRPERFMAGGRNEALDPRGQHFQYLPFGSGRRGCPGMGLALQSVPAVVAALVQCFDWAVDGDAKKIDMEEADGLVCARKHPLLLRPSPRLSPFPAVV